One genomic segment of Mycolicibacterium psychrotolerans includes these proteins:
- a CDS encoding thymidine phosphorylase, with protein sequence MSHLDAPSVIRTKRDGAALSDAAIDWVIDAYTRDRVTDGQMAALLMAIFLRGMSGHEIARWTAAMVASGERFDFSDVGRPTVDKHSTGGVGDKITIPLVPVVMACGGAVPQAAGRGLGHTGGTLDKLESIAGFTAEITKTQIRQQLRELGAAIFAAGELAPADRKIYALRDVTGTTESLPLIASSVMSKKIAEGAAALVLDTKVGSGAFLATESESRELARTMVELGREHGLTTRALLTDMEVPLGRTVGNAVEVAESLDVLAGGGPDDVVELTVALAREMCDAAGLDAVDPAQTLRDGSAMDRFRALIAAQGGDLEAPLPIGAHSETVTAPRGGTMGDIDAMAVGLAVWRLGAGRSAPGERVQFGAGMRIHRRPGEPVAAGEALFTLYTDTPERFAAALSELDGAWTVGDQAPPARPLIIDRIT encoded by the coding sequence ATGTCGCATCTCGATGCTCCGTCCGTCATCCGGACCAAGCGCGACGGTGCCGCACTGTCCGACGCGGCGATCGACTGGGTGATCGACGCCTACACCCGTGACCGCGTGACCGACGGTCAGATGGCGGCACTGCTGATGGCGATCTTCCTGCGTGGGATGTCCGGGCACGAGATCGCACGCTGGACCGCCGCGATGGTGGCGTCGGGGGAGCGGTTCGACTTCTCCGACGTGGGCCGCCCGACCGTCGACAAGCACTCCACCGGCGGTGTCGGAGACAAGATCACGATCCCGCTGGTGCCCGTCGTGATGGCGTGCGGCGGCGCCGTCCCCCAGGCCGCCGGGCGCGGCCTCGGCCATACCGGCGGCACCCTCGACAAGCTCGAGTCCATCGCCGGCTTCACCGCCGAGATCACGAAAACCCAGATCCGCCAACAACTCCGCGAACTGGGTGCGGCCATCTTCGCCGCAGGCGAGCTGGCGCCCGCCGACCGAAAGATCTACGCGCTGCGTGACGTCACCGGCACCACGGAATCGCTGCCGCTGATCGCCAGTTCGGTGATGAGCAAGAAGATCGCCGAGGGCGCCGCGGCGCTGGTGCTCGACACCAAGGTGGGCTCGGGGGCGTTCCTGGCCACCGAATCCGAGTCCCGGGAGCTGGCCCGCACGATGGTCGAACTCGGCCGCGAACACGGGCTGACGACCCGGGCGTTGCTGACCGACATGGAGGTGCCGCTCGGGCGCACGGTCGGCAACGCGGTCGAGGTCGCCGAGTCGCTCGACGTGCTGGCCGGCGGCGGACCCGACGATGTCGTCGAGCTGACCGTCGCGCTGGCGCGGGAGATGTGCGATGCGGCCGGGCTGGACGCCGTCGACCCGGCGCAGACTCTGCGCGACGGCTCGGCGATGGACCGGTTCCGCGCGCTGATCGCGGCCCAGGGCGGCGACCTCGAGGCGCCGTTGCCGATCGGTGCCCACAGTGAGACCGTCACGGCGCCGCGCGGTGGCACGATGGGAGACATCGACGCAATGGCCGTGGGACTGGCGGTGTGGCGGCTCGGGGCGGGCCGTTCGGCTCCGGGTGAGCGCGTGCAGTTCGGCGCAGGGATGCGCATCCACCGCAGGCCGGGCGAGCCCGTCGCAGCCGGTGAGGCGCTGTTCACGCTCTACACCGACACCCCGGAGCGCTTCGCCGCAGCGCTGTCCGAACTCGACGGCGCCTGGACGGTGGGCGACCAGGCGCCTCCGGCGCGGCCGCTGATCATCGACCGGATCACGTGA
- a CDS encoding cytidine deaminase, whose product MTFEIDWEMLRRNAIDVSQHAYAPYSRFRVGAAALADDYRMVTGCNVENVSYGLGLCAECAVVCALVSGGGGRLVALSCVGPDGELLMPCGRCRQVLFEHGGPGLLIDHPAGPRPLGELLPDAFGPDDLARTPAEETP is encoded by the coding sequence GTGACCTTCGAAATCGACTGGGAGATGTTGCGACGCAATGCAATCGACGTGTCCCAGCACGCCTATGCGCCCTACTCGCGATTCCGGGTCGGAGCGGCCGCACTGGCCGACGATTACCGAATGGTGACCGGATGCAATGTGGAGAATGTCTCATATGGCCTGGGTCTCTGTGCGGAGTGCGCAGTGGTCTGCGCCCTGGTCTCCGGAGGCGGCGGACGACTCGTCGCGCTGTCGTGCGTTGGCCCCGACGGGGAGCTGCTGATGCCGTGCGGTCGGTGCCGCCAGGTGCTGTTCGAGCACGGGGGACCCGGCCTGCTCATCGATCACCCCGCAGGTCCGCGGCCGCTGGGGGAGCTGCTGCCCGATGCGTTCGGCCCCGACGACCTGGCCCGCACGCCGGCGGAGGAAACACCGTGA
- the sdhC gene encoding succinate dehydrogenase, cytochrome b556 subunit: MSTATSSESGIAAPRSQPSRRRTLYRGDPAMWSWVLHRISGASIFFFLFVHVTDTALVRVSPQAYNEIIETYKTPIIGLMEIGLVAAVLYHALNGIRVILIDFWSEGPRHQRKMLWVVAGVFLAVLIASVGVIGMHMAERFL; the protein is encoded by the coding sequence ATGAGTACGGCGACATCATCAGAATCCGGCATAGCGGCGCCGCGGTCGCAGCCGTCACGCCGGCGCACCCTGTACCGCGGCGATCCCGCGATGTGGTCATGGGTGCTGCACCGCATTTCCGGCGCCTCGATCTTCTTCTTCCTGTTCGTCCACGTGACCGACACCGCGCTGGTGCGGGTGAGCCCGCAGGCCTACAACGAGATCATCGAGACCTACAAGACGCCGATCATCGGTCTGATGGAGATCGGTCTGGTCGCGGCCGTGCTCTACCACGCGCTCAACGGCATCCGGGTGATCCTGATCGACTTCTGGTCCGAGGGCCCGCGCCATCAGCGAAAGATGCTGTGGGTGGTGGCAGGTGTCTTCCTCGCCGTCCTGATCGCCTCGGTGGGCGTCATCGGCATGCACATGGCGGAGAGGTTCCTCTAG
- a CDS encoding succinate dehydrogenase hydrophobic membrane anchor subunit, which produces MPENPYDHISDRGGLAPVLQRSHDRPASLDNPRAPRRAGGMPNFEKYAWLFMRFSGLVLVFLALGHLFIMLMWDGGVYRIDFNYVAQRWSSPFWQTWDLLLLWLAQLHGGNGMRTIIADYSRKDSTKFWLNTLLALSMAFTLVLGTYVLLTFDASIS; this is translated from the coding sequence GTGCCCGAAAACCCCTACGACCACATCAGTGACCGCGGCGGCCTCGCGCCGGTTCTGCAGCGCAGCCACGACCGGCCGGCCAGCCTGGACAACCCGCGCGCGCCCCGGCGCGCCGGCGGAATGCCGAACTTCGAGAAGTACGCGTGGCTGTTCATGCGGTTCTCGGGGCTGGTGCTCGTGTTCCTGGCTCTCGGACACCTGTTCATCATGTTGATGTGGGACGGCGGTGTGTACCGCATCGACTTCAACTACGTCGCGCAGCGGTGGTCCTCGCCGTTCTGGCAGACCTGGGACCTGCTGCTGCTGTGGCTTGCCCAGCTGCACGGCGGCAACGGCATGCGCACGATCATCGCCGACTACAGCCGCAAGGACTCGACCAAATTCTGGCTGAACACGCTGTTGGCGCTGTCGATGGCGTTCACGCTGGTGCTGGGCACCTATGTGCTGCTGACGTTCGACGCCTCCATCTCTTGA
- the sdhA gene encoding succinate dehydrogenase flavoprotein subunit produces MITEHRYDVVIVGAGGAGMRAAVEAGPRVRTAVLTKLYPTRSHTGAAQGGMCAALANVEEDNWEWHTFDTVKGGDYLADQDAVEIMAKEAIDAVLDLEKMGMPFNRTPEGRIDQRRFGGHTRDHGKAPVRRACYAADRTGHMILQTLYQNCVKHDVEFFNEFYALDIAMTETPSGPVATGVIAYELATGDIHVFHAKAIVFATGGSGRMYKTTSNAHTLTGDGLGIVFRKGLPLEDMEFHQFHPTGLAGLGILISEAVRGEGGRLLNGEGERFMERYAPTIVDLAPRDIVARSMVLEVLEGRGAGPNKDYVYIDVRHLGEDVLEAKLPDITEFARTYLGVDPVKELVPVYPTCHYVMGGIPTTVNGQVLKDNTTVVPGLYAAGECACVSVHGANRLGTNSLLDINVFGRRAGIAAANYALGHDFVDLPDKPAEMVVGWVGDVLSDHGNERVADIRGALQQSMDNNAAVFRTEETLKQALTDIHALKERYARITVQDKGKRYNSDLLEAIELGFLLELAEVTVVGALNRKESRGGHAREDYPNRDDTNYMRHTMAYKQGSELLSDIRLDYKPVVQTRYEPMERKY; encoded by the coding sequence GTGATTACCGAACATCGCTACGACGTGGTGATCGTCGGCGCGGGCGGCGCCGGCATGCGCGCCGCCGTGGAGGCAGGCCCACGGGTCCGCACCGCGGTGCTGACCAAGCTGTACCCGACCCGCTCGCACACCGGCGCGGCGCAGGGCGGCATGTGCGCCGCACTGGCCAACGTCGAAGAGGACAACTGGGAGTGGCACACCTTCGACACCGTCAAGGGCGGTGACTACCTGGCCGACCAGGACGCCGTCGAGATCATGGCCAAGGAGGCCATCGACGCGGTGCTCGACCTCGAGAAGATGGGGATGCCGTTCAACCGCACCCCCGAGGGCCGCATCGACCAGCGCCGCTTCGGCGGGCACACCCGCGACCACGGCAAGGCCCCGGTGCGGCGCGCGTGTTATGCCGCCGACCGCACCGGCCACATGATCCTGCAGACGCTGTACCAGAACTGCGTCAAGCACGACGTCGAGTTCTTCAACGAGTTCTACGCACTCGACATCGCGATGACCGAGACACCGTCGGGTCCGGTGGCCACCGGCGTCATCGCCTACGAGTTGGCCACCGGCGACATCCACGTCTTCCACGCCAAGGCGATCGTGTTCGCCACCGGCGGGTCCGGCCGGATGTACAAGACCACGTCGAACGCGCACACGCTGACCGGCGACGGCCTGGGCATCGTCTTCCGGAAGGGACTTCCCTTGGAGGACATGGAGTTCCACCAGTTCCACCCGACGGGTCTGGCGGGCCTGGGCATCCTGATCTCCGAAGCGGTGCGCGGTGAGGGCGGCCGCCTGCTCAACGGCGAGGGCGAGCGGTTCATGGAGCGCTACGCGCCCACGATCGTCGACCTCGCGCCCCGCGACATCGTGGCCCGCTCGATGGTGCTCGAGGTGCTCGAGGGCCGCGGTGCCGGGCCGAACAAGGACTACGTCTACATCGACGTGCGCCACCTCGGCGAGGACGTGCTCGAGGCCAAGCTGCCCGACATCACCGAGTTCGCCCGTACCTACCTGGGCGTCGACCCGGTCAAGGAACTGGTGCCCGTCTACCCCACGTGCCACTACGTGATGGGCGGCATCCCGACCACCGTCAACGGCCAGGTGCTCAAGGACAACACGACCGTCGTGCCGGGTCTCTACGCCGCCGGCGAATGCGCCTGCGTATCGGTGCACGGCGCCAACCGGCTGGGCACCAACTCGCTGCTCGACATCAACGTGTTCGGCCGCCGCGCCGGCATCGCCGCCGCGAATTACGCACTCGGACATGACTTCGTCGACCTGCCGGACAAGCCCGCCGAGATGGTGGTCGGCTGGGTCGGCGACGTCCTCTCCGATCACGGCAACGAGCGCGTCGCCGACATCCGCGGCGCACTGCAGCAGTCGATGGACAACAACGCCGCGGTGTTCCGCACCGAGGAGACGCTCAAGCAGGCCCTGACCGACATCCACGCGCTCAAGGAGCGGTACGCGCGGATCACGGTGCAGGACAAGGGCAAGCGCTACAACAGCGACCTGCTGGAGGCGATCGAGCTCGGCTTCCTGCTCGAACTCGCCGAGGTGACGGTCGTCGGTGCGCTCAACCGCAAGGAGTCGCGCGGCGGGCACGCCCGCGAGGATTACCCCAACCGCGACGACACCAACTACATGCGCCACACCATGGCGTACAAGCAAGGTTCGGAGCTGCTCAGCGACATCCGGCTCGACTACAAGCCGGTGGTCCAGACGCGCTACGAGCCGATGGAACGGAAGTACTGA
- a CDS encoding succinate dehydrogenase iron-sulfur subunit, whose protein sequence is MSAPVLDKQDTPPVPEGAVMVTLKIARFNPESPDDAGWQSFRVPCLPSDRLLNLMHYVKWYLDGTLTFRRSCAHGVCGSDAMRINGVNRLACKVLMRDMLPKNPKKQLTITIEPIRGLPVEKDLVVDMEPFFDAYRAIKPYLITSGNQPTRERIQSQTDRARYDDTTKCILCACCTTSCPVYWSEGSYFGPAAIVNAHRFIFDSRDEGAAERLDILNDVDGVWRCRTTFNCTEACPRGIEVTKAIQEVKRALMFAR, encoded by the coding sequence ATGAGCGCACCAGTTCTCGACAAGCAGGACACTCCGCCCGTGCCCGAGGGCGCGGTGATGGTGACCCTGAAGATCGCACGCTTCAACCCCGAGTCGCCTGACGACGCGGGATGGCAGAGCTTTCGGGTGCCGTGCCTGCCGAGCGACCGGCTGCTCAACCTGATGCACTACGTGAAGTGGTATCTCGACGGCACGCTGACGTTCCGCCGGTCGTGCGCGCACGGGGTGTGCGGGTCCGACGCGATGCGCATCAACGGGGTCAACCGGCTGGCGTGCAAGGTGCTGATGCGCGACATGCTGCCGAAGAACCCGAAGAAGCAGCTCACCATCACGATCGAGCCGATCCGCGGCCTGCCGGTGGAGAAGGACCTCGTCGTCGACATGGAGCCGTTCTTCGACGCCTACCGCGCGATCAAGCCGTACCTGATCACGTCGGGTAACCAGCCCACCCGTGAGCGGATCCAGAGCCAGACCGACCGCGCCCGTTACGACGACACCACCAAGTGCATCCTATGCGCCTGCTGCACCACCAGCTGCCCGGTGTACTGGAGCGAGGGGTCCTACTTCGGCCCGGCGGCGATCGTCAACGCGCACCGGTTCATCTTCGACAGCCGCGACGAGGGCGCGGCCGAGCGCCTGGACATCCTCAACGACGTCGACGGGGTGTGGCGCTGCCGCACGACGTTCAACTGCACCGAGGCCTGCCCGCGCGGCATCGAGGTGACCAAGGCGATCCAAGAGGTCAAGCGCGCGTTGATGTTCGCTCGCTGA
- a CDS encoding AI-2E family transporter, with amino-acid sequence MQDNTTDVTRRGPVYSAHLRSAATAAVQLVAVAAALWVLSWVVGKTWVILLPVVLALIVCTVLWPPVRWLRGRGVPPAAAALLVLTAAIVVVAGVLAAIAPAIVDQAAELAEQATAGVVQVRDWLDGPPLNISDAQLNSAVDAINDTLNSSSAKIASGLFTGVGAATSALVTFFTAVVVTFFLLKDGPGFLPWLRRTVGLPAAPHVATILERVWATLGGFIRTQALVSLIDAVLIGIGLVILGVPLAYALAILTFIGGFVPIVGAFVAGGLAVLIALVANGPVNALIVLAIIVAVQQLEGNVLQPWLQAKSMKLHAVIVLLAVTLGASTFGVVGAFLAVPVAAAVAVILRYYDEQVAELSERTSTRA; translated from the coding sequence GTGCAGGACAACACCACGGACGTCACGCGTCGAGGCCCGGTCTACAGCGCGCACCTGCGGTCGGCGGCGACCGCGGCGGTGCAACTCGTCGCGGTCGCCGCGGCACTGTGGGTGCTGTCCTGGGTGGTGGGCAAGACGTGGGTGATCCTGCTGCCGGTGGTGCTGGCGCTGATCGTGTGCACGGTGCTGTGGCCGCCCGTGCGCTGGCTGCGCGGCAGGGGAGTCCCTCCGGCGGCCGCGGCCCTGCTGGTGTTGACCGCGGCGATCGTCGTGGTGGCGGGAGTCCTCGCCGCGATCGCGCCCGCGATCGTCGACCAGGCTGCCGAGCTCGCCGAGCAGGCCACCGCCGGCGTCGTGCAGGTGCGGGACTGGCTGGACGGGCCGCCGCTGAACATTAGTGACGCACAACTGAATTCGGCGGTCGACGCGATCAACGACACCCTGAACTCCAGCAGCGCCAAGATCGCCTCGGGACTGTTCACCGGCGTCGGTGCCGCCACGTCGGCGCTGGTCACCTTCTTCACCGCGGTGGTGGTGACGTTCTTCCTACTCAAGGACGGGCCGGGTTTTCTTCCGTGGTTGCGTCGCACGGTGGGACTGCCCGCGGCGCCGCACGTGGCGACGATCCTCGAGCGGGTGTGGGCCACCCTCGGCGGCTTCATCCGAACGCAGGCACTGGTCAGCTTGATCGACGCGGTGCTGATCGGGATAGGGCTCGTGATCCTCGGTGTGCCGTTGGCGTACGCGCTGGCGATCCTGACGTTCATCGGCGGTTTCGTGCCGATCGTCGGCGCGTTCGTCGCCGGCGGGCTGGCGGTGCTGATCGCCCTGGTCGCCAACGGCCCGGTGAACGCGCTCATCGTGCTCGCGATCATCGTGGCGGTGCAGCAACTCGAGGGCAACGTGCTGCAGCCGTGGCTGCAGGCGAAGTCGATGAAGCTGCACGCGGTGATCGTGCTGCTGGCGGTGACGCTGGGCGCCTCGACGTTCGGCGTGGTCGGTGCGTTCCTCGCGGTGCCCGTGGCCGCCGCCGTCGCCGTGATCCTGCGGTACTACGACGAACAGGTGGCCGAGCTCAGCGAGCGAACATCAACGCGCGCTTGA
- a CDS encoding alpha/beta fold hydrolase → MVHHRYATVAGREIFYREAGDQDAPVVVLLHGFPTSSFMFRNLIPELADRYRVIAPDYLGFGYSDAPSADEFDYTFDALADLTAGLLDQLGVTTYAIYVQDYGAPVGWRLALRDPQAITAIITQNGNGYDAGFVPEGWAAVWNHQREQTPETAAVLRQFLSFEATRMQYLAGVPDPSVVSPDTWHHDYALLSRPGNDEIQLALFLDYASNPRLYPALHDYLRASSVPLLAVWADKDPFFGPDGARAFAADAVDPEIHLRDGGHFLLESDLPGVTTLIRDFLSRRWR, encoded by the coding sequence ATGGTCCACCACCGCTATGCCACCGTGGCCGGCCGCGAGATCTTCTACCGCGAGGCGGGCGACCAGGACGCGCCGGTCGTCGTGCTGCTGCACGGCTTTCCCACCAGCTCGTTCATGTTCCGCAACCTGATCCCGGAACTGGCCGATCGCTACCGCGTGATCGCGCCCGACTACCTCGGATTCGGATACTCCGACGCCCCGTCGGCCGACGAGTTCGACTACACCTTCGACGCCCTGGCCGACCTGACCGCCGGACTGCTCGACCAGCTCGGCGTGACCACCTACGCGATCTACGTACAGGACTACGGCGCCCCGGTGGGGTGGCGGCTGGCGCTGCGCGATCCGCAGGCCATCACCGCGATCATCACGCAGAACGGCAACGGCTACGACGCGGGCTTCGTCCCCGAGGGCTGGGCTGCCGTCTGGAATCACCAGCGCGAGCAGACGCCGGAGACGGCCGCGGTGCTGCGGCAGTTCCTGTCCTTCGAGGCCACCCGGATGCAGTACCTCGCGGGCGTGCCCGACCCGAGTGTCGTCAGTCCCGACACATGGCATCACGACTACGCGCTGCTGTCGCGTCCCGGCAACGACGAGATCCAGCTCGCGCTCTTCCTGGACTATGCGAGCAATCCACGCCTCTATCCCGCGCTGCACGACTACCTGCGTGCGAGTTCGGTTCCGCTGCTGGCAGTTTGGGCTGACAAGGATCCGTTCTTCGGTCCGGACGGTGCCCGCGCCTTCGCCGCGGACGCCGTCGACCCCGAAATCCATCTGCGCGACGGCGGGCACTTCCTGCTCGAGAGCGACCTGCCCGGGGTGACAACGTTGATCCGCGACTTCCTCTCCCGCCGTTGGCGGTGA
- a CDS encoding CGNR zinc finger domain-containing protein, with the protein MDLYATTARDEALLLDLLNTTPVIDGTATDLLPDLPTAAPWLTDHCVAATDDELTELVAARQELQAVVRGDRTPSALQPFLDRVRLQPVAADGGVDWRLTEATGAARAVLAWGGLRITSPGRLRPCANDECRLFLIDRSKPNTARWCSMAICGNRMKARRHYRRTHSD; encoded by the coding sequence ATGGATCTGTACGCGACGACCGCGCGCGACGAGGCGCTGCTGCTCGACCTGCTCAACACCACCCCGGTCATCGACGGCACCGCCACCGATCTGCTCCCCGACCTCCCCACCGCCGCACCTTGGCTGACCGACCACTGCGTGGCCGCCACCGACGACGAACTCACCGAACTCGTCGCCGCCCGGCAGGAGCTGCAGGCCGTTGTCCGCGGCGACCGCACGCCCTCGGCGCTGCAACCCTTCCTCGACCGCGTCCGCCTACAGCCTGTGGCCGCCGACGGCGGCGTCGACTGGCGCCTGACCGAGGCCACCGGCGCCGCGCGCGCGGTGCTCGCCTGGGGCGGCCTGCGCATCACCAGCCCCGGACGGCTCCGGCCCTGCGCCAACGACGAGTGTCGACTCTTCCTGATCGACCGCAGCAAGCCGAACACCGCGCGGTGGTGTTCGATGGCCATCTGCGGCAACCGGATGAAGGCGCGTCGTCACTACCGGCGCACCCACTCCGACTGA
- a CDS encoding magnesium and cobalt transport protein CorA, with protein MLLLSEVTGTAVRGPDGEPVGRVLDLTVSLADPSPLPLIDRVLIRPSHAPDLLVPWSAVSAVHQGALSVAGDPADFAIGSVSTSLDDDEILLGRDVLDTQIVDIGEQRLARVADVVLARTPDGHVEVVGVEVGFSAVLRRLGLRRLAARARRDAVAWSDLHLTSERGHAVQLATPRSAVHHLDARALATLVSRLDTDAATEVLTARDPHAAAEVVRAGPAAVGERVLRALPDTTAEQIVAAMPAEHARSWRRRLARPRARRFLRSHVWPRRT; from the coding sequence GTGCTGTTGCTGAGCGAGGTGACCGGAACCGCCGTCCGCGGACCCGACGGGGAGCCCGTGGGCCGGGTCCTCGACCTGACGGTCAGCCTGGCCGATCCGAGCCCGCTGCCGCTGATCGACCGCGTGCTGATCCGGCCGTCGCACGCACCCGACCTGCTGGTGCCATGGTCGGCGGTGTCGGCGGTGCACCAGGGCGCGCTGTCGGTCGCCGGCGATCCGGCCGATTTCGCGATCGGATCCGTGTCCACCTCGCTCGACGACGACGAGATCCTGCTAGGGCGCGACGTACTCGACACCCAGATCGTCGACATCGGCGAACAACGACTGGCCCGGGTCGCCGACGTGGTGCTCGCCCGCACACCGGACGGGCACGTGGAGGTCGTCGGTGTCGAGGTCGGTTTCAGCGCCGTACTGCGGCGGCTCGGCCTGCGCCGGCTCGCCGCCCGCGCCCGTCGGGACGCCGTCGCATGGAGCGATCTGCACCTGACCTCCGAACGCGGCCACGCCGTGCAACTCGCCACCCCGCGCTCCGCGGTGCACCACCTCGACGCTCGCGCGCTCGCCACATTGGTGAGCCGGCTGGACACCGATGCCGCGACCGAAGTGCTCACCGCGCGCGACCCGCACGCGGCCGCCGAGGTCGTCCGCGCCGGCCCCGCGGCCGTCGGCGAGCGCGTGCTGCGGGCACTACCCGACACCACCGCCGAGCAGATCGTCGCCGCCATGCCCGCCGAGCACGCCCGCAGCTGGCGGCGCCGCCTCGCCCGCCCCCGGGCCCGACGGTTCCTGCGCTCGCACGTCTGGCCGCGCCGCACGTGA
- a CDS encoding NRAMP family divalent metal transporter, whose protein sequence is MTRRRGLALGGLMAVVGPGLLAGLSDDDPAGITTYSVLGADHGYQLLWVLLLSTVALVMFHGLAARMGVVTGQGLIGLVRQRYGVRVGGAVLIALVIANIGTTCAEFAGIAAGFELFGISRYISVPATAVIVSMLVLRGSFHRVEHVLLALSTVFLAYIASGVLARPDWGAAAKGLVVPSMPMNGATIAIVTATVGTTLAPWGLSFIQSYAVDKKLRTEDLTLERVDVVTGAVLTGVIGFFVVVACAATLHRDGRSISDAADAAVALQPLAGDTAATLFAVGLICAALLAASVLPLSTAYSVCEYAGVEAALDDPISEARTFYVSFGLVTALGAVAVLVPGAPLVTILVGTQVLNAVLLIPLLIAMIGTGRDRELMGEFTIGRVATVAYGMTTAVVLVCVAVLAVVTIAG, encoded by the coding sequence GTGACACGACGGAGAGGTCTCGCCCTCGGCGGGCTGATGGCCGTCGTCGGCCCCGGTCTGCTGGCCGGGCTGTCCGACGACGACCCGGCAGGCATCACCACGTACTCGGTGCTCGGCGCCGACCACGGCTACCAACTGCTGTGGGTGCTGCTGTTGTCGACCGTGGCCCTGGTGATGTTCCACGGGCTGGCGGCCCGCATGGGGGTGGTCACCGGCCAGGGCCTGATCGGCCTGGTGCGTCAGCGCTACGGCGTACGGGTGGGCGGCGCGGTGCTGATCGCCCTGGTGATCGCCAACATCGGCACCACCTGTGCCGAATTTGCCGGTATCGCAGCGGGTTTCGAGCTGTTCGGGATCAGCCGCTACATCAGCGTGCCCGCCACCGCGGTGATCGTGTCGATGTTGGTGCTGCGCGGCAGTTTTCACCGGGTCGAGCACGTGCTGCTGGCGTTGTCGACGGTGTTCCTCGCCTACATCGCCTCAGGGGTACTCGCGCGGCCGGACTGGGGTGCCGCGGCGAAGGGTCTGGTGGTGCCGAGCATGCCGATGAACGGCGCGACGATCGCGATCGTGACCGCGACCGTCGGGACGACGCTGGCGCCGTGGGGGCTGTCGTTCATCCAGTCCTACGCGGTCGACAAGAAGCTGCGCACCGAGGACCTGACGCTCGAGCGCGTGGACGTGGTGACCGGCGCGGTGCTGACCGGTGTGATCGGCTTCTTCGTCGTGGTGGCGTGCGCCGCGACGCTGCACCGCGACGGCCGCTCGATCAGCGACGCCGCCGACGCCGCGGTCGCGCTGCAACCGCTCGCCGGCGACACCGCCGCCACCCTGTTCGCCGTCGGCCTGATCTGCGCGGCACTGCTGGCCGCGTCGGTGCTGCCGCTGTCGACGGCGTACTCGGTGTGCGAATACGCCGGCGTCGAAGCGGCGCTGGACGATCCGATCAGTGAGGCGCGGACGTTCTACGTGTCCTTCGGCCTGGTGACCGCGCTGGGCGCGGTGGCCGTGCTCGTCCCCGGCGCGCCGCTGGTGACGATCCTGGTCGGCACGCAGGTGCTCAACGCCGTGCTGCTGATACCGCTGCTGATCGCGATGATCGGCACCGGCCGCGACCGGGAACTGATGGGCGAGTTCACGATCGGCCGGGTCGCCACCGTCGCCTACGGCATGACCACCGCGGTGGTGCTGGTGTGTGTGGCCGTGCTCGCGGTCGTCACGATCGCCGGGTGA
- the idi gene encoding isopentenyl-diphosphate Delta-isomerase has product MASANTAELVVLVDEEGRPIGSADKVRVHHESTPLHLAFSCYLFDHAGNVLLTRRALHKRTFPGIWTNSCCGHPAPDEAMTDAVARRVREELGVGIAGLDCVLPDFRYYAVAADGVVENELCPVFRGTVEGPVRADPAEVMDYEWVPWDEACTAARLAWAISPWAAEQIPLLEAAGVGQRT; this is encoded by the coding sequence ATGGCGTCTGCGAACACCGCTGAACTGGTCGTCCTGGTCGACGAGGAAGGCCGGCCGATCGGCTCGGCCGACAAGGTCCGGGTCCATCACGAGTCCACACCGCTGCACCTGGCGTTCTCCTGCTATCTGTTCGACCACGCCGGCAACGTGCTGCTGACCCGACGGGCCCTGCACAAGCGCACGTTCCCCGGTATCTGGACGAACTCGTGCTGCGGCCATCCCGCGCCGGACGAGGCGATGACCGACGCGGTGGCGCGCCGCGTGCGCGAGGAACTCGGCGTCGGCATCGCCGGCCTGGACTGCGTGCTGCCCGACTTCCGCTACTACGCGGTGGCCGCCGACGGCGTGGTGGAGAACGAACTGTGCCCGGTGTTCCGCGGCACCGTCGAGGGCCCGGTGCGCGCCGACCCGGCCGAGGTCATGGACTACGAGTGGGTGCCGTGGGACGAGGCCTGCACCGCGGCCCGGTTGGCGTGGGCGATCAGCCCCTGGGCGGCCGAACAGATCCCGCTGCTCGAGGCGGCCGGCGTCGGGCAACGCACCTAG